The sequence TCCCCCATCTAGATCAAGATCTGCTCTGGGTTTCTAAATGACACACAACCCTTTTGATAGTTTTTGCATGAACGGGGATGACACAACCCGACTTGATGTTGGTAGTTTTTGCATGTAAGGTTTGAAGAGAGgctatttattgttattgtaagcggaggacacagagacggacagacagatatattagaagaaaataaaaagataaaaataaaaaacaagttaGAAGCAACACGTAcggcacagagaagaaaaaatgcatttaacaaCAGTTATGTTATCTTTTTTGATTAGGTCATACTTGactgttaaaaacacacaaaatgcagaTTACGctgctattaaaaaaaaacatcaaaacaagcGCATGACATTAAGCTGATTTGcatttcttgttgttttaaatacatgtttCCCAAATTAGTTGATTCAATAAGGCCTTGATTTGGCTGTGTGCCTCATGTGTATTGAGTAGGGGGGATTTATTGGGTTTTTGACATTAAAACTTTCACATTAAACACACCCAAGACATTAactaaaaatactttgacaacaTATGACACGATTGACTAGGtacaaaactaaattaaatgaaaaagacaTCAAGGGCTAACCACTTTTATCGTGGTTTTATCGCAAGCGTAATATGGCGTTTTCTACCACAGTTGACTAACACGGAGCATTCATTGTGTTATCCCACATGACTTTCAGATCTAGTCAGAGGAAACGGTCATGAGTGTCCAGTAACAGTATGGCCTACTTTGCCTCATTTacctaattattttttattagataCAGGGGCTTGCTCTGTTTCTTCTAATGAAAGGCTGAATTTACAGTCAgttataaatcatattttttattccaaaaatgtgacacttgtgttttttatcttattattgtttagacagagaaaagaggaaaagtaaTATTCCTCACTAGtgaagacagacaaaaaaatggatGCTAATTTGATATGTCacattaaagaaaaactaatctGTAAAAACAGCCAGTGACTGGAATGTAGACAGGGCTACGATGTGAATCTGGACTGCAGGGTTTACACTTAACATGTGGTTGAAACCAAATGCCCATAGTTCTTTACACCAAGATTTCCTAATCATTTGCCAATAGCATTGTAAAAATGGTATGGGGACTCAGGCAGAGCAAAGCACACCGTTTGTCCTTTTGCATTCCCCCCTGtatagaaaatacagagcatgTATCGTAGTGGAACAAACTGAATACCCTGTAAGTTTgcttaactaaaataaaatgggcATAAAAGGTAAGAGCATCAACACCTGAACACCTGACAGAATACATTCAACATGGTATTAAAAAAAGGGCCTGGCTATGTGGTGATGTACTATCATATTGGGGTCATGTGGATGACATTATTATGAGTGGCTTTGTCAGTTTTCCCCTCATCAGGAAACATCAGGATGGGTTTttaaggaagagaaagaagagctaGGCTCTAGCACAACAACAGACAGGTGTAAGGTAACATAAGTAGGCAgggaagtcattaaaaaaaaaaaaaaagttaaatactgTTTGTTGGCATGCACAGTAACAAGAAAAGGAACCCTGCCTGTGTAGAATGCTTTAAAACTGCAAGCATGCACACAGTGGTTACAGTTTAGCATCCAGCTGCGCTAAGCTCAGAAAAGTCCAGCTTGCGTCAGATTCACTtgaaagggggggtgggggggttcagtaaaacaaacacaaagcacagaaaTAAGGCCAAGGTGAGAGGGGGTCATCAGCCAGTACCATCATTGAGCATTCCATGCAAAAAATACCATAGTCAttcatttctataataattATCAACAGATCCTGGCGACCTAGTGGGTTTCAGATTGAACCAAGAGTGAACAACGCTTCCCAAAAATGCAAAGGACACTAACCTATCTCCATATTTAAGATATCTTTAAGTGCCAACTGTATACTAGTGATGCAGCAATGACCAGTAAGTTAATAATTAACTTCAGATAAGTTGTGCATTATCAGGACAATGCCTACACAGTTGATTTTGCAAAAAATAGTATATAGAATGAGGCTAATAAAGCCTTCACACCAAATACCTTATTTGGTTTATTACAAGACGCATTTTGATAAGATGGTCTTTACAGTGCAGCTCTAACAGCTGCTTAACCTGAGTGAAATGTCAAACCCTTAAAACCCGCAGTTTTAAATGTTGTTCCTGCAATCCTCAGAAAAGCAACTACATAATACTTACTTAAAGGGTAATTTAGTTGTTTTTCAACCTGGATTAATCTTACGATGTTCTTGtttgtaagtgactgatgggaacaattTTTTCTGAATAGGTCCAGTGTTAGGCGTGAAaactagactgggtaaaccccgcccactctgccggcgatttgatttctccctgcagcttggtctggaaacctgcaccgTTAATTCTCATGCTTCAGTCCACAATTTagcaggaaccaatcacaaatattggaccaatgtcaaagatggTTGTTCCCATCAGCCAtttaagacacaaaaacatagaaaaataggGGCCAAAAGAATCGTAGTTACCCTTTGAGATCGCCAAAACCTTTCTATCATTTCTACTGAAAGCATGAAGCCAAAGTGATGGACTTTCAACAACTAAAAGGTTTCCTTCTCTAATGTGTTTGTACAGTTTGGGGTGCGTCACTTATAGCACTTGCTGACCTTGCCCTGTGCATATTTAACTAAGCTGCATGGATTCATGGGGACAGTCCTGGACGCATACtgaatgctaatgctaaatgaGGCAAAAGACCCAGCTCAACAGGATACAGCTGTTCACCCTTGGTTGTCTCCTTCCCATCTTGCCTGCACGCACTGCTATTGGACAATAGGGCACTCACCAGTACATAGTAGTAAGCATACAACGCTGCCAGATGGTGAACTACAAAAAACTTGTCGCCTATCGCCTTCCAATAGAAAAATATTAGCAGCAGATCTGAAAAACAGAAGCACAGGGAAAGAGAAATAATATGTCATTAGTGCAATCCAAAAATTTTAAGTACACAACATTGATAAAGACCATGCTGTAAACATTAAAATTGTCTTTGTAATGTTTATCACATCACATCATATTACCAATTACGTGCATGCTCTTTTGGTCTCACTTTCACAAACACAACCTGGGTAAACTGCATGTTTGTCTTACCAGATATGAGGTAGCCTGTTGTGATGGCAACATTAGTCTTCACCAGCGTAGGATCTCCCCTATTGAAGAATATACATTTGGTATGACTGGGTTTGTTTGATTGATTCGTTCATGATGTAAGCATTGAAAATGTCAGACCTTAGTGACACCTTGTGGACAAAACTTAGCAGCATCTGAATGAGTAAACCACTTCCAAACTTGCAGgggattttcattttaattcctACCAAGCAGAGGTGGGTTTCATCTGTAAGCCCTACCCACTTGGTTGTTGTTGCTATAGAGAGACGTAATCCATCTCTTGCGATGGAACTTATGGGACCACTTGACcttattttggtaaaaatatgTACGGTAGTGACCTTGTGTGACTTAAAAATCCCCCCCGCCCACACACCTGAGTTTCCTGTGGCGCATTCACACGGGATAACGAAACCTGCTTTTACTCAGATTTACTGACTTATCTGTACCACAAGAGTTGGGTATCCAGAGACGCGTGCAGGATGGCCAAGGTGAGGCCGTCGCTACCTTACTTCGGTCGGGCTTCTGTATCTTTTTGGGCCAGGTTACCAGAGGCACACACCCTATCCCTGCCGGGGCTACACCCCCACAGCAACGTTTGCCGACTCGGGGACAGCGGCCTCCGGCCGGGCAGTGGTCCAAACTCGGTGATCTTTTAAATTTTCGGACATCATAAGTGTAattcatggctcaattcaaacagaattaaataattatttgtgTCTCGCTGTTCAATACCATACATACGTTTCAAGAAGGGTCcttgggtagctcacctggtagagcaggcgcaggCCTGCCCTGCGGCCcttagctgcatgtcattccctctctctctctctctctctctcacacctttcatgtcttcagatgttctatataaataaagggCTAAAATGCCTAAAAACATTATCCttgaaaaaaatattagttTCAAGAAAAGGTCCCATGGTGGTCTACCTGTAGGGAGACTTTGCCTCTCTATGCCTGTCATGCTTTCCATGCTAGCATAGCACATTAATAAGGGTGGAAGATTTACAGCTCAAATTTTTGGTACTATTATATAACAATGGTTGTCTGATTTTACACATAAGCAGGTTTCTCATTTCCAGATTTCATCAGCTCTAAGGTAACTCCTTGAGCTGGCTGAAAACTGTCTCCTGTTGACTTTATATTAATTCcagaaaacttgttttaaaacgAGAACCATGCAAAAAGATCTTAAAATACGCACATGATGACTACATGCACAATTTAATGCTAAGAGATTAAAGCTTAAGCTACATGTCAAGATCCTCACAAGTTGATGATCCATGTAGGAGACATGGAAATAAAAAGCAGCACGTTTCTTCAATCGCCAGACAGCTTATTCACTCTAATGTTACACTACTCTGATAATACaatagaaaatacaaaaatagaaatgtactttaaaacaGCGCAATTACATTTTGGCTTTCTTGTTCACAGTTATAAACAATGTGTTTCACTTTGCAAGGGAACTAATACAAGCTTTGTAACACTACTCAACGGCTCCTATTCAGCGGATGCGCAGTTCTAAAACGGGGTCCTGCCATAACCTCTAATCCCACATAATAATGATGTTAGCTATACGCTAATGTTAACTAATGGCCCTAATGCTAGCTTAATACAGTAGGTAGTCAGTCTTCCCTAAACTAGGGAAGAAAAGACAGCCCAACCTTAGAACTCTTTGTACAACTAGAATCCCTGTTACTAGAACCCCATGCACACCGCTCCAACAAGTCCAAAGCTTGACAGACTTTCCGTGCCTACTGTTACTAAGCTACAACTGGACACTCTGGCCATCTGTGATGGCACACTGTAAGAAAAACTCCAAAAACGTCTGGAAaataaaagttgaaaacatGTGATTCACAGCCAAACACTCACCAGACTGGGTCTTCATTGACGGCATCATCAAAGAACAAGATGTAGAGACAGAAGATTCCCACCAACAGTGCGTGAAACGTTGACACCGTCctgaaatgaacacacacacacacacacacacacacacgacacaatGATGATCTACTCCAGTCTGACAAGGGCAGTACTGACACATCTGAGATGTTGTGTTCAATATGCTTGCCTGAAGGAATAGGGAGCATTTATTCGTGTAAGGTGCCTCGGAGCTGCTCTGTGGTTTACAGTGCTGAATGTCTTTGTACTCACAGTGAATCCACTGATTCACTGTCCTGCTACGGCTGCACACAGATTCAGACCAATTAGACTAAGAGATTAAACACTGCTAAAGGGTCAGGCGGAGCAGAACAAAGTCACAGTCAGACAGTTCTCAGCAATCAGTCAGTAGGACACATTAACAGCCACACGGACTGGAAGACTGTTCCAATAGAATCTGTACAGTCATGGGCATCAACCCATAGCCTGGATTCATCAACCCTctaatcattcattttcatttcctcatAAACCCTGTGACCATCTCAATTCCCAGAGTGCTCTCAAGAGTAATAAACTGAGtatgagagaaaatgaaaatgagtgATTCAAGCAAGTTGGACCAGGCTGCATCCCTTCAAACACTTGCTGAATCCCTGCTGAATATCCGATTGACTTCGATCTACAGTACCGCTTTCACTGTTCTCAAAGTGCTTAAAGATCACGGCAGCCTGCCTGTCTCACTTAAGGTACAAACACACGCCATCTTTTTGCGCCAATCTAGTTGTTCTAGCCAGTTCCTGCAATGCTCACATAACAAGTTGGCAGATGAAACAACAACACGACAACAGATAACATTTGGCCATTGCTTGATCAAATTGGCCGTTCATCAGTATAAACACAGTGTCCCTGACTCATATTATTGCATCAGTACAACGCCATCCCCAATAGGAATGATGGCGACAGACATGAAAACATGGTTGTACaaaacaacttttgttttttgaaaaagcaCAGAAACTTAAAAgggaaaactgtttttttatgaataattCAAAGAATCTGTTCAAACTTAGCATGGTTTTATTGTCAGCtggagatttgtacttgctaaATTGACAAAAAGCAAAGTCTCCACCATGCTGCCGGCACTTTGAACCGTGGCGTATAGAGTAAACATTTCGAATGCAATCCACTAGTGAGTCAGTAATCGTAGTGTAACAGGAAAAATGTGGGTTGACTGAAACAAACCCGCACTGGCCAACATGTGAACTGAGAGCAGTGTCACACACTCTGCTGTACACAACATGTCAAGATTCAGTCTCATTAGGGTCTAACATTTATGTCGGGTCACCTTGAGTTCCATTCCACCTTCTGCTTGTCACTGAGACTGAGGAAGCTGGGGCTGATGCGTACGGACATCCAGGGGCTGACTTTGTGGAAGAGCCACTGGAAGGTGAAGAAACTGGTCACCGAGATGGTGAGAATAAGCTGGCTGAATGGGTCCATGGCCACCCAACCCCACTGTggatagatggagagagaaggaaTGTTAGAAAGAAGACTGGAACAGTGAACACATGCTCTGTTTTTTCATTGCAAAATTCTGAAAAACAACTACAACGCATCAGAAAAATCACACCTGCCAAACGCCTGGCCTTAACCAGACAAGGTGGATCTTTATGCCCCTAAGGCCTCTACCAAACACTGTCTGAAAACTGTATGGAGCTGAATTTATGACAAGCTGATGTGTCACTTCCTGGATTCCTGtgttcagacaaaacaaaataatcaagATAATCAGCCTGTGTGCTGAAACCAGTCTTtgtggttacacacacacaccccttcacataaaaacaaaagaaatgggCATGCTCATCTTCGGTATCTACTACCCAGCAAACTGCCACATAAATATGTCCTTTTAACCCCACCCTGGATTTTGTTTGCTTAAAAAAACACCTATGTATAAGTGacaatataataacaattaTAGGTCACTATGCCCTACTTTACAACGTAACGCAcagctacagtatgtgtggtgAAACAAAACCCAGCCTTTCCCTTAGTTTATTGCAAGGAAGAGTGTGTCTTCAAATTAACATGCACTGTTAATGAGTGACAATGTAATGACCGTCTCAGAGCTACCCATAAAGAGCTTACCGGATGTGCACACAACTGGCACAAAGTCGGTATACCGCTttatctttctctctatctcctgTTACATGTGTAAAGCACAGAACAAAGTACACAGGGCATTTAAGACCACACGCCAGAGACACATGTTGGCACCCACGAGCATGTGCGTTTGAAACACCACCAAAAATAACAACCTGTTTGATCATTAAATCAAatacagactgtttttaatAGACAAGCTAGTGATTGAATGAAACTTGGATCATCTATGTGCACATGCTCCTGAGCTGTGCACACAGCTGTGCACACAGCTGTTGTGTTCACTGTTGCGGGTTGACATGTACACCAACAGGCAGCAGGAGTTCAGTGAATGCTACGCAGCCAGTGCATGGTGGAGAGAAATATTGAAGGAAACAAACAGCTTTCTATCAACATTTGGGAGGATCTGACGACGTTACAAATATTGGGGCAATTTTGCACTTGAATTGTATTCAACAGTAGCTAGACCACCACTGAAGCTGCTCCATTATTTGGATTGCATTAAGCCCACCACGTTcagaaaataacttttataaaataaaatcacaaaataaatagCCCTGCTTCTTTTAGTGGtatagtatgtgtgtgatttaatAACACAGTTTATGGGTGGATCATTATGACAAAATTAAATGTCAGACCAAATACTATGATATCAATATGTACGGGATAATGTAGAGTGAGGCGGTTGTTAAAGCGACTAGAACCCAGACGGGGTGATCAGGACTATAATAGTTATGGGAGATTGGTATCACAGCTTTGCAAATGGAAGCCTGGTGTTGGAAAATGAGAGTGGAACATGGCTTTTTTAAAGGGTGATCAACTCAGGATGGTTCACTAAAATCTATTTCATATTGATCCATTATTTATTCCAAATCTAAGAGCCTTGAAGTAACATGATATGTAAAAGAACTCTGTAGAAATGCATAAAGCCACCTAAAGATATATTTCGTCCAATCTATTTGGATCAAACACGAGTTTATATAAACAGCCAAAATGATCAGCTCTGCATACACACTGGCTTGTAGCCAGTAAATGTATGTCAGTGACAGGAGTCCACTGTGGCCACTGTGAGTCAAGGCCACTGAACTGTACTATTTGCATATGGACTGATTTCACTCTGCCAGCTCTTGGAAAGAGGTTGAGTCAGTCAACTTTAAAGACATATTTACATCTCCCAAGCAAAAGAACGGAGTATATCCAAGTTAAGGCACAGGCTTACTTAACTACTTAAAGAAAAACGCACATTTCACTCCCTGGAGCTCTGTCCTTGGGTATTTTATACCTGCTTTTGTTCCTACATTACACTAAAGTAATGCTTGAATGCAAAAGTGCACCTCACTTAAACAATTTAGCCAAGAAAACGTCACCAGGGAATTGAAAAGGCCAATTCCACAGAGTCCTCTCCTTTTGTCTGCCTTGTAATGCATTAGCGGGCCGTGAGCACAAGTACTTAAATGTAGCATGCTGCAAGGCAGACATACTTTTTGTCATTGAAGGAATACTTCAAGAGCCCGTGCTCCGATTGTATCTGAAGAGATATCTAGATCCAAGTAAGACTACATTCAGCCATTCTTACAAAGTGCAGAGAAGGATTGTTTAGGGTGTACCCTGTTGCCAAGGGCAAATTGTTACACAGGTCAACTTGAAGATAGAGGACAGCTGAGGCACTATGGTGAACCAAGCACTGCCAGTGTCTCACAAAAAAAGCAGTGATTTAACAATCACATGGCTGTTTCTTTGGcagatttatacattttatagcCCACAAAATAAACACTGAATTTACTGAGGTCCTGATGAGCTGCTTACACACTTCCTGGTAGATCTGTGACAGGGCTGGAATTTACTGCCCTTAATTCAAGGTAGACCAGTGGtgataaagaaaaaagggacagaCACTATAAACTCCAATCATGACTCAAGCAAGGCAACAACagtcaattaatcaattttcCCTGGTAGTAACAAGGCCCAA is a genomic window of Etheostoma spectabile isolate EspeVRDwgs_2016 chromosome 22, UIUC_Espe_1.0, whole genome shotgun sequence containing:
- the tlcd4a gene encoding TLC domain-containing protein 4-B — its product is MDPFSQLILTISVTSFFTFQWLFHKVSPWMSVRISPSFLSLSDKQKVEWNSRTVSTFHALLVGIFCLYILFFDDAVNEDPVWGDPTLVKTNVAITTGYLISDLLLIFFYWKAIGDKFFVVHHLAALYAYYYVLGEGMLPYFANFRLLAEFSTPCVNQRWFFEVLGYPKSSRPNMANGVAMAVVFFMVRIAVMPVYYIRMYAVYGTEAFYLVPWGGRVAWIGSSICLDIMNIMWMHKIARGCYKVLRSARQSKAGAPQENGKTD